The genomic segment TGAAGCTTATTTTGCTTTCAGGGGGAAACGACATGTAAAAAAGAACTCCAAGAAAACATATGGATGTTAGCTATTGGAGAAGCAAGctggaaaaaaacaaaagttgAGAATTACATGGTTAACAGAGAGATATAAGAAAACAAAGTTCTTCTGTTAAGTAGTGAATGCATTTATccatatattaaaaataggAGTCCATTATTACTATCCCAATCTTCTGCGACAATCTTTTGTTTTTGcccttatatatttatttaaattccaTCTGGATCCCACAtcccttctctctccttctccctctctctctctctctatatatatatatatattatgttggCAATATAATCACTTTTTTAGATGGACCCATTATCTGTTCATGTATTCACCTGTATATGCATGAAGatagattttttttccttagatatcaaTAACTAAGACATGGTTCCACTGTGCCTCTAAAGTAGCATATAGTATTTGCTCCCCGTAATACttccacacaaaaaaaaaaaaaaaaatccaactgAGGCAGCAATGGCTCATCCAGCTGTCTCCCAATCATCATCACCCATCACAAGTGTACCATCCCAAGTTAGGGTTGGTTGCATGACATTGATAATGTCATTTGATTTCTCAAAGTCACTtcgacaatacaaatccatgtaAAAGaataatgtggcaaaattttaccCTGGGTGTCCTTCCTGACACAACCCTCTTgcgagggaatgatgagataatgTTCCAATACCATTCGTTTTCATGTGAAGAAGTTATATGAGATGACagtgaatgaaaataattgatatggttGTGTTCCACCACATAAATGATATTGTGAAACCGATCTATACAATATAGAAAGCTAACTCCTAATATGGTGCAAAAATTCTCGATAAACCCACAAGGCACCTAAAGTGAAATATCGCATCTGTCTTCATTCCTGATTACACCTCCTTGTAGCAAAAAAAGATAACACCTCCATGTAAACTAAATTATCCTAGTGAGCAATCAAGTTCTTGGACCAGCACAAATCAGCAAGTGATGAATTTGATATAAGTTTTCCTTTTCAGATCAATATCTACCTGATATGCCTATTCATAAATTCTTTGCTCTTCTTTCATGACAGTAATATGGATCGACCACAAGGCAGAGACAGCAGCGGGGATATGCTTCTACAGAATTATAGGTTTGGGAAAACTCTTGGGCATGGTTCATTTGGCAGAGTGAAAGTTGCAGAGCATCTATTGACTGGGAGCAAAGTTGCTATTAAAATCCTTAACCGTCGAAGAATGAAGAGTCGTAACAAGAGTAGTGAGGAGGAAAAAGGTAGTGCTTGAATTACTTTTTATCCATATCCTTGTTCTATAGCACCATTTTTGCGGAAAATCCAGCAACAACCAATGTTAATTTTGTCTGAATGATTCCTTTTCTTTATATACTTTGTTTTTGACCTTTTCTGTTATgggaagatgaaaattggagaGTTTGAgaacattttcttgattttatgCAGTGAGAAGAGAAACTAAAATATGTCGGTTATTTGTACATCCACATATTATACGACTGTATGAAGTGATAGAGACCCAGGCAGAAATTTATGTGGTTATGGAGTATGTAAAGTCTGGAGAGCTATTTGACTACATTGTAGAGAAGGGTAAATTACAGGAGGATGAAGCTAGAAAATTTTTTCAACAGGTAAAAACCTatgtttccttttttgttatctttactcttttctttcctttgttaTATGAGGATTTTCCATACTGGATCTGTTATCAGCTCGGTATTAatattgttatgtttttttttttttctcttgaagatCATTTCTGGGGTGGAATACTGCCATAGAAACATGGTAGTTCATAGAGATCTCAAGCCTGAGAACCTGCTTGTAGATGCCAGAGGCAATGTGAAGATAGCTGATTTTGGCTTGAGCAATGTTATGCGGGATGGCCATTTTCTGAAGACAAGCTGTGGAAGCCCTAATTATGCTGCTCCAGAGGTTTAAATTAATGCTTTCTGTCATCTACAATGGTTTATTCTAGGATTATAAGTTAGTTATTCCATACTAAGCAAAGCTAGTGGTTGGATTTATGTATAATCACATGAACTTTTGTACAGGTTGTTTCAGGAAATCTATATGCTGGACCTGAGGTAGATGTTTGGAGTTGTGGTGTTATCTTGTATGCTCTTCTTTGCGGCACCCTtccttttgatgatgaaaatattccCAACCTCTTCAAGAAAATAAGGGTACTGtttatgttataattatgaTTTGAGCTAAACTATAATTTGGATTGCTGTATATGTGGTTAAGTTGTGTATCTTGGGGAAACTTGTGTTTACTGTATATGTGGTTATCTCATCAAGATGAAACTtctgtttgattttctttaacCTATAGCTAGTCAAAGTTTAATtactaacaacaacaacatcaaaccttaatcccattatgtggggttgACTTTATTTCCTATAAGACCCTTATAACTCATCATTTATAAGATTCTCCCACTAAGTTTTTCTTGGCCTTTATCTCTCGTTCTAGAGATTCATCCATTCCCATCTACTTTTATAGGAatctctattggtcttcttctcgcATGACTAAACCATCTTATCATATTTCacacatcttattttcaataggaACTGCACAGactttattacaaataatctcatttctaattttatctttttttgcaTAGCCACACATCTATTGTAACATCCTTATCTCTGTCACGTTTACATTTTGTGGTACTCTACTACCCAACATTATATGCCATACAACATAGATGGTCTTATAGTCTTATATAATTcttccttttagctttaatgTAATCTATCACCTAAGACAACAGtttcatttttccattttaaccacCCTCCCTTAATTCTACAGTAACATCTTTATTAATCTCCCCgtctttttggatgattgatccaaAATATCTGAATTGAACTCTTTCTGGGATGACTCAATCTTTAGGTTCTACTATAACGTCATCCACACTTGTATTgttactaaacttacatttcataaatttgattttcaatcttCTTAAGATAAAACCTCTAGATTCTAAAGTGTCCCTCAATATTCCATGTATAACATTCATGctttttttttgtctcatcCACCCAAGCAATGCaatttgcaaatagcatacaccaagaCACCTCTTTGAATATTTGAGTGAGTACATACATTACTAGGAAAGCGATAAGGCTTAATGCAAATCTGTATTCCAATCATAACTGGAGAAGACTCAATATCTCCTCCACATTTTCTTACACGTATTTCTACTCCATAATACATCTTTAATAACTTGTATATAAGCAATTTGggctcctttcttctctaagacGCTCTAGAAGGTTTCTCTAGGAACTTTATTATAAGCTTTTTCTGAATCTATAAACTCTAtatttaaatctttttaatCATTCAtctactttatattttattatgcagAGTGGGATTTACACTCTTCCTAGTCATTTATCACTAGGAGCAAGGGATATAATTCCAAGGATGCTTGTGGTTGACCCTATGAAGCGAATAACCATTCCGCAAATCCGACAGCATTTTTGGTTTAAAACTGGTCTTCCTTGCTACTTAGCTGTTCAGCCACCAGACCCAGTGCTTGTTATCAAAAGGGTATGCTTATGGCTATTCATTTGTTAGCTAATGTTATTGAGAC from the Diospyros lotus cultivar Yz01 unplaced genomic scaffold, ASM1463336v1 superscaf1, whole genome shotgun sequence genome contains:
- the LOC127793201 gene encoding SNF1-related protein kinase catalytic subunit alpha KIN10-like isoform X2, with protein sequence MDRPQGRDSSGDMLLQNYRFGKTLGHGSFGRVKVAEHLLTGSKVAIKILNRRRMKSRNKSSEEEKVRRETKICRLFVHPHIIRLYEVIETQAEIYVVMEYVKSGELFDYIVEKGKLQEDEARKFFQQIISGVEYCHRNMVVHRDLKPENLLVDARGNVKIADFGLSNVMRDGHFLKTSCGSPNYAAPEVVSGNLYAGPEVDVWSCGVILYALLCGTLPFDDENIPNLFKKIRIDEDVIQEVVRMGFEKQHVVECLRNRIQNDATVAYYLLSDNQSPVPSGYLGDQFQEPIEYGPVGMHPNGTLNVPDGHQFPQDLRPQLMSETKWVIGLQSAAHPREIMTQILLALQKLNVRWKTIGPYNMKCLWYHGSHNPKGMSSSHGQDNHCVNNESLTICNDYNAQSMVKFEIQLYKTEADKYLLDLQRIQGPAFFFLDLCAHFLMQLGVLN
- the LOC127793201 gene encoding SNF1-related protein kinase catalytic subunit alpha KIN10-like isoform X1, producing the protein MDRPQGRDSSGDMLLQNYRFGKTLGHGSFGRVKVAEHLLTGSKVAIKILNRRRMKSRNKSSEEEKVRRETKICRLFVHPHIIRLYEVIETQAEIYVVMEYVKSGELFDYIVEKGKLQEDEARKFFQQIISGVEYCHRNMVVHRDLKPENLLVDARGNVKIADFGLSNVMRDGHFLKTSCGSPNYAAPEVVSGNLYAGPEVDVWSCGVILYALLCGTLPFDDENIPNLFKKIRSGIYTLPSHLSLGARDIIPRMLVVDPMKRITIPQIRQHFWFKTGLPCYLAVQPPDPVLVIKRIDEDVIQEVVRMGFEKQHVVECLRNRIQNDATVAYYLLSDNQSPVPSGYLGDQFQEPIEYGPVGMHPNGTLNVPDGHQFPQDLRPQLMSETKWVIGLQSAAHPREIMTQILLALQKLNVRWKTIGPYNMKCLWYHGSHNPKGMSSSHGQDNHCVNNESLTICNDYNAQSMVKFEIQLYKTEADKYLLDLQRIQGPAFFFLDLCAHFLMQLGVLN